Genomic window (Planktothrix serta PCC 8927):
ATAATTTTTTTGAGTTTCGGAAGAAACAAAAACAACACGATAAGGAAACCGAAAACACTCTAAAGCATGACGAGTAATTTCTTCTTCTAAGCCTTGTAAATAAGTTTCAATGGGTTCACTTTCATGAATATTCCAAATACAAGGAATCCCCAATCGTTGAGCGCAGTCTACTAGGAAAAAGTTAGGTAATGTATTAATATAAAAAACATCTATCTTGAGTTTCGATAACTGCTGACTTAATTTTTGCATCACCAGATGATAGGTAGCCGGATCATAATTTTTAGCTAAGGGATGGGGTTTGCAAATAATTACCTGTATTCCTTGTTTTTGATATTCTGTTTGTAATGGCCCTTCTTGAAACGAAAAAACAATCGGTTCAATCATTCCTGCTTTTGCTAACTTGACTGCAATTTCATATTGATGTAAAGGCGCGCCCGTTAAATCTAATAAATGACTCGCAATTAATACCCGCAATCGTTTTTTCATTGACCCTAAGAAAAACCGCCGAGGCTGAATTCTAAAATTCTCATCCGCTAAGGATAAATGAGGACTATAATAAGGATCAACTTTATTTCCGTATAAGTGTCGAAATGCAGCCACTTCTTGCGGGGAATCATCATACCCTCTGGTAGCACCTTCATGATGAATTAATTCTGCTGTCGGACAATAAACACTTCTCCATCCTTTCTCGCTGAGTCGATAGCAATAATCAACATCATTGTAAGCCACAGCAAACTGTTCGGAATCAAATCCTCCTAAGTCTAAAAATAAATTCCGAGGTGTCAATAAACAATCGGCACTAACGGCCGAATAATTGCGAACAACTTGAATATAACTTAAGTAACCATTGGCTTTACTGGGTCTTAATTTAAACCCATGACCTGCTAATCCTTGATGGAGTCCATGAACGACTCCAGCGTGTTGAATTTTTTCATTAGGAAATATTAATTTTGCTCCAACAGCACCGACTCCTTTGATTTGAGCATAACCCATCATTTGACTCAACCAATGGGGAGAAATTACCTCGGTATCATTATTAAGAAATAGTAAATAATCACTCTGAATCTGTTGAACGGCTTGATTATGAATTGCAGCAAAGTTAAAGGTTTTATCAGGCGTTTCAATCTTTAACACTTGCTGGGGAAGTTGTTCTAAATAAGCAAGGGTATCAGGATCATCACTGCCATTATCAATAATTACAATTTGATAATTTTGATAGGTTGTTTTCTTCAAGGAAGATAAACAAGCTTCTAATAACTGTTTTTGATTTTTAGTCGGAATTAAAATCGTAACAGATGGCCCTTGATCGGTAAATTGATGTTCAAAAACTCCGACTTGTTTATGAATTGCCCAGTTAGGTTGTTGAATAGTTCCTGCAATTCCCCGACGTTGAAAAGCTTCTTGTAACGCTTGAATAGAAGCTTTAAAACTATTGGGTTTAGCCATCGCTGAAGTTGCTGTTGAACCCGGAATTGCTCGCCAATGATACAGAATTAAAGGTAAATGAGCAATCTGATTACAAATTTCCGTTGCTCTTAAGGCAAAATCATAATCCTGGGCCCCTTCAAATCCAATTCTAAATCCCCCTAATTGTTCAAATATTTCTCGTTTCACTCCCCATAAATGACCGATATACATATAAGATAAAAGCAATTCTGGCGACCAATCTGGTTTAAATTGAGGAGCAAAATGATTACCTTGACTATCAATTTTGTCATCATCGGAATAAATAAACTCTGTTTCTGGATGTTCCCCTAAATATAAGGCGATTTCTGCTAAAGCATCGGGGGTGAGTTGATCATCATGATCTAAAAAGAGTAAAAATTCTCCGGTTGCTAGACTTGCGGCGCTATTACTCGCTTGACTAATATTGCCATTTTCTGGGCGAAATATAACACGAATACGCGCATCTTGTTTTTGCCATTGGTTTAATTGTTCTTGTATTTCTGTATCGCTACTCCCATCATCTGCAATACAAAGTTCCCAATTGACGTAAATTTGTTGAGTAACACTGGCGATCGCTTTTTCTAAATATTCTACTAAAGGATTATATACTGGTATAATCACAGATAGTTTGGGAAGTTTAGAAACATTCTCTTTTAAACGAGAATACAAGAAACTTTGAGCTTTTTCGTTCCACTGATTAACATTTAACCAGGCTTGATAGGGTTGTAAACCTTGGGAACTGACAAAATTAGAGGGTTTAACTGGAATAATTTCCGATGGAATGGGTTGAGTTTTATTAAGCTTTAATTCAGTATTTAAACGCTCAATTTCTCGTTCTAAATTTCTAATTTTTAGCCAATCTTGACAGATCCAAGCTTGAGGAGAATCTGAGGGTTGCCACTGTGACCAGGATAACTCAGGTTCGGCATTTAAAGGGTAAGATTGAGCTTCTAAGGCTAAATATAAATCTAAGGCTTTGGGAAAATATTGTTTAATAATTTCCGTTCTGTAACTAGGAAATGCTTCAGGGTTTAATAAATTGGGTTGGATAATTTTATCAGAGTTGGGGGAAGATAAATTTAGCTTGAATTTTTGATTGATTTTTAAAATACAATCCAAGTCATTTTTAATTATTTTATTGATATTAACTAAGATACAATTAGAATAATTTGTACGATAAAATTCTAATATCTTTTGATTATATAGAATCCATGAATCAATGGCAATTTTGGGATTTTGTTGAATTAAATCATCTGTTCCTCGACGATACAAAGAATCAACAACTTCCCAAGGGGAACGATAGACAAAAATAAACTTAGCTTGGGGTATTAAGGTTTGCCAAAAGTTCAAGAATAATGTCGTGCGTGGATCTTTCCATCCCCAGAGATTTCTTTGAGATTTTCGGGTGATTAAGGTTTTAGCGGCTGTTACATATTCAGGTAAGATTTGTTTATGGGGTTGAATCATCCATCCGTCAATATCTAAATTTTGCGATCGCAATACGGTTTGATGAAACTGGACGAACTCAACATCCTCAAAATGGCCCCTAATATTACCCCTATTAGCTCCAATTAATTGATCCCCTAAATAGACACCAGCCTCTTGCAAAATAGTAGCAATTAAGGACGTTCCTGAACGGTGCATTCCCGTAATTACTAATACGGTTGTATGGGGAGTCGTGACAATTCCTGGTGATGGCATCAATAACTCCGTACTAGGGGGAGAAGTTGAGACTGGGGAAGAACTAGAGATAGGAATTTGGGGTTCTAAGGAACGCAAAATATCGGATTCTCGCATAGATAGTCAGTGTTAATAATTTTACTGCTGTTAGAGTAAAACTTAAATTAATCTTAAGTTTTAGGTTAAATCATCCAGCTTAGATTGAGTCTGATCTTTGATTCTATCTTTAATGAAATGTATAGTCTCATTAAATTTTGTTTCAAAAGCCAGAAAACTTGAAAAATTTTAGATCAAATTCGGAATGAGATGATATACTCAGTTTTAGATTGAATACATCTTCCAACTGTTTTAAGCCTTAAACCTTACTCGTTTTGACTTTCTAAGGGTTCCCTCCACCCCAAATTTCTCACTGACCTTGACCTGCTACTGAAATTGCTGAAACCGTTCTGCACAACAGGACGCATTATTCCTATTTAATATTTCTCTGCTCAATAAACTTCGTTGCGTTAGATAGTTTGTTGGGTTAGTGATATTCCTGGCTATTAAATCTAATAGCCTAGACTCGACTTGCCTTTGTTAGATAATTGAGGACGAAAATATTATGCCTGATCTATATGAACCCAATGACTCTCTGAGCGGTGCTACTAACTTACAGCCAACCAGTGGAGCTTTGCAGATACCCAACTTGAGCATTGATTCTTATAACGAAGATTGGTTTAAGTTTCAAACCACAGGTAACGGTTCAACAACTGTCGGGATTGATTTTGATTCTGCACTAGGAGATTTAGATCTGCGAGTGCTGGATATTTATGGTTCTATTTTAGGGAGTTCCACTGGTGTCAGTAACAACGAAACCGTTAACTTAAGCTACCTCACGGCGGGAACCTACTATGCCAGGGTTTATGGGTGGAACGGTGCTAGTAACCCAAACTATACGTTAAATCTTTCCACACCTGCTGGGGCAGGAACACCGACGACAGATGATCCCTATGAAGACAATGATTTTGTGGGAACGGGCGATTTAGGGTCGCTACAAGGATATAACCCCTATTATGCTTTAGTGCTTCAGTCTAATGATGAAGATTGGTTCCAGTTTCAAACCCCGAATACCGGAACCCTGAATGTTCGCCTAGATTTCCTCAATTCTCTGGGAGATTTAGACTTTAAACTTTACAATAGCGCGGGTGAAGAGGTGGGTTCCTCCGCTACTTCTGGAGATGTAGAACAGATCAGCATTCCCAATGCAGCCCCAGGTATTTATCATGCCAAAGTGATTGGATACAATGGAGTGGGTAACTCCAACTATACCCTCACCGTTGATGCTCCCACTGCGACTACCGTTGATGATCGGTATGAACAAAATGACTCCCTGGGAGGAGCAGCGCAATTACAACTACAAAATGGTCAATTTTCTGACAACAGTTTAATCTTAGCCGCCAACGATGATGACTGGTTCCAGTTTACGGTTCCCCAAAATCCGAGTCCTGGTAGCAATATTAGTGCGAATCTTGTTAACTCGATAGCCACCCTAGGCTTAACTTTGTACGATCAAAATGGCAACTGGGTTAACAGTTCATATAACTTTTCTAATGGCTACTCGAATGGTGCAACTATTCCCTTAGATTATCTAACTCCGGGAACCTATTATGCCGATGTTTGGGGGTACTCTGATTACGCTAACCCAGCTAACCCCAACGCTGCACCCATTACCTACGGCCTTTCAATTAATGCGACTTCTGCTGGTAGTGGAAATAATAATGGTATTGCAGATTCTTTAGAAGAAGATGACACGAGAGAAACAGCCACTCCCATCAGCCTAGGTTACTACGGTAATATTGCCAACATTCAATCCAACGATCCCGACTGGTACAGATTTGACCTACCAGGAAATCAAGACCCCAGTAGTAATATCACGATTAATTTTCAGAACAGTCTAGGGGATCTCGACTTCTATTTGTATGATCAAAATAATAGCCTGGTAGGCAGTTCAACATCAGGTTCAAATGACACCGAAAGTATTCCTTTAAGTGGACTGGGTGCTGGAACTTACTATGCACAAGTTATTGGTTGGGCTGGAGCTACAAACCCTAATTACGAATTAACACTAAATGCAACTACAGGTGGTAGTACGGGTACGGATGATCGGTATGAAACAAATGAACAAAATGTAGAAAATGACGATCGGAATGGAGCAAGACTATTAGAACTATCAAATGGTCAATTTTCTGACAACAGCTTAGTGGCCAACGATGATGACTGGTTCCAGTTTACGGTTCCCCAAAATCCAATTCCTGGGAGTAACATTAATATCGGGTTTAGTAACGCCCAAGGCAACCTTGACCTGTATTTGTACGATGAAAATGGCTACTACGTTGACGCTTCCTATAACTGGTGGGATGGCGAAACCATTTACCTAGACTCCCTACCCGGTGGCACCTATTATGCACAAGTGACGGGCTATGGAGTAGTAACGAACCCCAACTATAGTCTGAATATTAATGCTCAAGGAGGAATAACACCACCGACGACGGGCAGCAGCGATGATCAATTGGAAAACAATAATGATCTTCAAACAACCGCCACCAGTTTAACCCCAGGACAACAAACTTTTAACGCTTTGAGGGCTTTAGATGATGATTGGTACAAATTTACACTCAACAGCCCAGCCCAAGCCAGTGATTACGTTAGTATAGATTTTCAGCACAATCTAGGGGATTTAGACCTGGAAGTATTAACACCGACGGGTCAATATTTAGGTTCCTACGGGGTCAGCAACACTGAAACGATTAGTCTGCGTGATCAACCCGCAGGCGATTATTATATTCATGCCTACGGCTATGCTGGAGCAACGAATAACTATAACCTCAATGTTGTTACCTCAACTTCCTCAAGCCCGATCAATAATACCGGAGACGATCAATTTGAAGAAAATGATACTTCAGATCAGGCTACCGATCTACAGACAAAACTCCTGAGTGGAGAAAGCAGTTTTACCGATCTGAAGATTAACTCTAATGATGATGACTGGTTCAAATTTACAACAACTCAAACTGGAGGACTCAACGATAAGATTACAATCAACTCAACTCAATCGGGAGATTTAGATTTAGAAGTTTACGATTCTAATGGGCAAGTTGTTGGTGGTTCCTACAGTTTCTATGCTAATGAAGAAGTGAGCTTGGCTTATCTTCCAGCCGGAGAATACAAAGTCAAAGTCTATGGTTATGATGGAGCCAGTAATTCCAATTACAGTTTATCGGTTACTGCTCCGGTGACATCATCTAGCACCGCAGGAATTCAACCCGACTTACGAGAAACTAATGATACTGCGGAAACAGCAAGCCTTGTCTCCAACACCACGAAAATTGAAAATCTCAACATTCATGCAGCCAATAACCAAGATTGGTTCAAGTTTAACTTAACAAGTCAGGGTTTATCCTCAAATCAAATTGTTGTTGATGGTTTTCAACACGCTTCCGGGGATATCGATGTTGAACTGTATGATGCCACTGGAACGTTCCTACGAAGTTCAGGAAGCGTCAGTAACTCTGAAAATATCTCGTTAGAGGGACTACTCCCCGGTGAATATTATGTGAAGGTGTTTGGTTATGGTGAAGATACTAACCCCCGATATGACCTGACTGTTAATGGCAGTGTAGGTAGTGGAAGTGTGAATCCGGGGGTTCCTCAGATTACTGCGGATGGGTATGAAGACAATGACACTTTTGAAACCGCTAGTAACTTCGGTACAACTCGTGGTGGCCCCCCCGATCAAGCGCGGGTTGCCAACGCTATTCAAGATCAAATTGATACCGATTCAAATCAGTTTCGGCCTGTGAACCTGGAACAAAATGACGAAGATTGGTTCAAATTCAAAAAAACAACTGCTGGGAATGTCGATGTTCGACTCACTTTTGAACATGACTACGGAGATGTGGATCTTGAAGTTCGGGATAGTAATAACCAACCGATCGGTCAATCCCAAGGAACAAGCGACACTGAAACCGTTTCTTTTAATGCCGCAGCAGATGGAGTTTATTATGTCCGAGCCTACGGCTACCAGGGCGCGAGCAATCCCCATTATCGGTTGCAGATCACTCCTACCTTTGGCGATGGAGGTTCTGTAGAAGTTACCGCCGATCAGTTTGAACCGGGTAACGATACACAAGCAGGAGCCACTGTTCTCCGAGATTTAACCTCGACTCAAGGCAATTTGAGCATTGACAATGCTAATGATGTGGATTGGTTTCAATTTACTCCCGCAGCCAATAGCACCGAAAACAACCAAATCTTCATCAATTACGATTCCGTCGCTAATTTGACCCTGGAATTGTATGATCAAGCCGGAAATCTGCTCCCGGATCGACCGGTTGTTTCTCAACCCAATTCCGGTTTAGCCAGTATCTCCTTAGCTGGACTGACCGGTGATGGTACTACCCCCTACTATGCCAAGGTTTCAGGAGCGACTCCTTCCCCCTACAGTTTGTCCTTGAATGCACCGGAAACGGCAAGTGTGAACCCCGGTACATCCACGGATCAGTGGACGATTATGGTCTACATTGCCGGGGACAACAACCTGGGAGCAGCAGGTCTGGTTGACATTAATGAAATGGAATCCATCGGACTGCCCGATAATGTTAATGTTGTGGTTCAGTATGACGGCGCCCCAACACCACCTAATGGTAAGCCAGGTTATTCACCTCCCGGCTGGGAAGGTACTTTCCGGGGTGTGATTCAACAGGACTTTAACACCTCCACTGTTTCCAGTAACTTGAACAGTTTAGGTGAGTTGAATATGGGTGATCCCCAAACTCTAACTGATTTTGTCCAATGGGGTAAAAATAACTACGCGGCTCAAAACTATGCTGTTGTAGTTTGGGATCATGGTGGCGGTCGCGCTGGTGTGGCTTGGGATGAGACAAGCGGTAATGTTAACTTATCGGTGAACGAACTCACAACTGCAATTTCCAATGCCGGTTTAGGAGATAAGCTGCAAGTGTTGGGTTTAGATGCCTGTCTGATGGCTTTAACTGAACAAACCTGGGATTTGAAAGACTTAACCAAGGTATTTGTCGGTGCCCAAAACCCAGAGCCGGGTGATGGCTGGGATTACGCGGGCTGGTTCCAACGTTTGGCGGATGGAGGCGGTCGCTTGGATGCTAAACAAATGGGTGGAGCGATCGTCGATTCTTATGGTGAGTTTTATCGGAATCGTGAAACTCAGTCTGCTATCGATACTTCCAAGTTAGGTGATCTTCAAGCTAAATTGGATGCCTTCGTAGATGCTACCGCTAATGCCACCGAAAGCGATTGGCAAGCCATTACTCAAGCCCGTTCTGAAGCTACCTCGTTTTCCGAGTACACTGAAGACGAGCGAGATTTGGGCGGTTTCATGCAAGCGATTGATAATCGTTTAAGTAACCCCATTGGAGATGCGGCTCGTCAA
Coding sequences:
- a CDS encoding pre-peptidase C-terminal domain-containing protein, which produces MPDLYEPNDSLSGATNLQPTSGALQIPNLSIDSYNEDWFKFQTTGNGSTTVGIDFDSALGDLDLRVLDIYGSILGSSTGVSNNETVNLSYLTAGTYYARVYGWNGASNPNYTLNLSTPAGAGTPTTDDPYEDNDFVGTGDLGSLQGYNPYYALVLQSNDEDWFQFQTPNTGTLNVRLDFLNSLGDLDFKLYNSAGEEVGSSATSGDVEQISIPNAAPGIYHAKVIGYNGVGNSNYTLTVDAPTATTVDDRYEQNDSLGGAAQLQLQNGQFSDNSLILAANDDDWFQFTVPQNPSPGSNISANLVNSIATLGLTLYDQNGNWVNSSYNFSNGYSNGATIPLDYLTPGTYYADVWGYSDYANPANPNAAPITYGLSINATSAGSGNNNGIADSLEEDDTRETATPISLGYYGNIANIQSNDPDWYRFDLPGNQDPSSNITINFQNSLGDLDFYLYDQNNSLVGSSTSGSNDTESIPLSGLGAGTYYAQVIGWAGATNPNYELTLNATTGGSTGTDDRYETNEQNVENDDRNGARLLELSNGQFSDNSLVANDDDWFQFTVPQNPIPGSNINIGFSNAQGNLDLYLYDENGYYVDASYNWWDGETIYLDSLPGGTYYAQVTGYGVVTNPNYSLNINAQGGITPPTTGSSDDQLENNNDLQTTATSLTPGQQTFNALRALDDDWYKFTLNSPAQASDYVSIDFQHNLGDLDLEVLTPTGQYLGSYGVSNTETISLRDQPAGDYYIHAYGYAGATNNYNLNVVTSTSSSPINNTGDDQFEENDTSDQATDLQTKLLSGESSFTDLKINSNDDDWFKFTTTQTGGLNDKITINSTQSGDLDLEVYDSNGQVVGGSYSFYANEEVSLAYLPAGEYKVKVYGYDGASNSNYSLSVTAPVTSSSTAGIQPDLRETNDTAETASLVSNTTKIENLNIHAANNQDWFKFNLTSQGLSSNQIVVDGFQHASGDIDVELYDATGTFLRSSGSVSNSENISLEGLLPGEYYVKVFGYGEDTNPRYDLTVNGSVGSGSVNPGVPQITADGYEDNDTFETASNFGTTRGGPPDQARVANAIQDQIDTDSNQFRPVNLEQNDEDWFKFKKTTAGNVDVRLTFEHDYGDVDLEVRDSNNQPIGQSQGTSDTETVSFNAAADGVYYVRAYGYQGASNPHYRLQITPTFGDGGSVEVTADQFEPGNDTQAGATVLRDLTSTQGNLSIDNANDVDWFQFTPAANSTENNQIFINYDSVANLTLELYDQAGNLLPDRPVVSQPNSGLASISLAGLTGDGTTPYYAKVSGATPSPYSLSLNAPETASVNPGTSTDQWTIMVYIAGDNNLGAAGLVDINEMESIGLPDNVNVVVQYDGAPTPPNGKPGYSPPGWEGTFRGVIQQDFNTSTVSSNLNSLGELNMGDPQTLTDFVQWGKNNYAAQNYAVVVWDHGGGRAGVAWDETSGNVNLSVNELTTAISNAGLGDKLQVLGLDACLMALTEQTWDLKDLTKVFVGAQNPEPGDGWDYAGWFQRLADGGGRLDAKQMGGAIVDSYGEFYRNRETQSAIDTSKLGDLQAKLDAFVDATANATESDWQAITQARSEATSFSEYTEDERDLGGFMQAIDNRLSNPIGDAARQVSEALQAAVIDQVDYSGASGLSIYLPPVNGSGYQSSYNGDNYNFAADTKWTQFLTAFASRDRSVASDRNQRISPDAAETTDLSGNITGNQNNNSASAAYYLGNLAGSEYTFSDLNLDTADDKDWYRFILSGDGTDANSISLDSDTTTGLTLELYKAGDNGSLAANPTAVTTGTESVSLAGQTAGTYFVKVAGNAANPEYSLKVNAPAAAISRGGEGITSDALEGNADNNIQAKAHDLGGLGPNDSLSIPGLNITSGDTDWYMITPTRIPERYPNAITINFDNAQGDLNLALYKADGTLIESSSTSDRNYESISFPPGSDPVYIKVFGKDGATTNPNYTLDVVRRELDIDGNGVANANSDGLSAYAYTLLQDQPSLLSQILESDGFSETGAQRIYSDQLINYLEDAEQNMLDVDGNGIVDPSSDGLMTYAYLLLQDQPQALLDGVLQSLIGSSAQRTTPEEIKNFLNLYYPSNSNLSGSTSLI
- a CDS encoding glycosyltransferase, which codes for MRESDILRSLEPQIPISSSSPVSTSPPSTELLMPSPGIVTTPHTTVLVITGMHRSGTSLIATILQEAGVYLGDQLIGANRGNIRGHFEDVEFVQFHQTVLRSQNLDIDGWMIQPHKQILPEYVTAAKTLITRKSQRNLWGWKDPRTTLFLNFWQTLIPQAKFIFVYRSPWEVVDSLYRRGTDDLIQQNPKIAIDSWILYNQKILEFYRTNYSNCILVNINKIIKNDLDCILKINQKFKLNLSSPNSDKIIQPNLLNPEAFPSYRTEIIKQYFPKALDLYLALEAQSYPLNAEPELSWSQWQPSDSPQAWICQDWLKIRNLEREIERLNTELKLNKTQPIPSEIIPVKPSNFVSSQGLQPYQAWLNVNQWNEKAQSFLYSRLKENVSKLPKLSVIIPVYNPLVEYLEKAIASVTQQIYVNWELCIADDGSSDTEIQEQLNQWQKQDARIRVIFRPENGNISQASNSAASLATGEFLLFLDHDDQLTPDALAEIALYLGEHPETEFIYSDDDKIDSQGNHFAPQFKPDWSPELLLSYMYIGHLWGVKREIFEQLGGFRIGFEGAQDYDFALRATEICNQIAHLPLILYHWRAIPGSTATSAMAKPNSFKASIQALQEAFQRRGIAGTIQQPNWAIHKQVGVFEHQFTDQGPSVTILIPTKNQKQLLEACLSSLKKTTYQNYQIVIIDNGSDDPDTLAYLEQLPQQVLKIETPDKTFNFAAIHNQAVQQIQSDYLLFLNNDTEVISPHWLSQMMGYAQIKGVGAVGAKLIFPNEKIQHAGVVHGLHQGLAGHGFKLRPSKANGYLSYIQVVRNYSAVSADCLLTPRNLFLDLGGFDSEQFAVAYNDVDYCYRLSEKGWRSVYCPTAELIHHEGATRGYDDSPQEVAAFRHLYGNKVDPYYSPHLSLADENFRIQPRRFFLGSMKKRLRVLIASHLLDLTGAPLHQYEIAVKLAKAGMIEPIVFSFQEGPLQTEYQKQGIQVIICKPHPLAKNYDPATYHLVMQKLSQQLSKLKIDVFYINTLPNFFLVDCAQRLGIPCIWNIHESEPIETYLQGLEEEITRHALECFRFPYRVVFVSSETQKNYLDLNHSHNFTVIYNGINRSSSPMSNATWTREKARESLKIKKDEIVLLLLGTVGSRKGQKDLPLALAKLPPEWQKKVKILIVGDRPSSYSQELKTLVRSLPIVLQEKINILPETRDIARYYQAADIFILTSRIESFPRVILEAMAYGLPIIATPVFGVKEQVKQGVNGLFYPAGNIDALAKVITQLLTDEKLRSHLAQNSSKVLERFNNFEQMVESYGQILQEAYLSGSPVSDSPKIAPQFKGSASELPLVSICIPTYNGEKYLKEALSSVVDQTYPHLEIIISDDSSTDKTLEIIQSFQKNCSLKVSLFQHEQYGLAKNWNYCVSQAHGKYIKFLFQDDLLEPNCLEEFVNLAETDAEIGLVFSPRNIILSPEAIANKILLRAYYGYQDLHQAWSDLKPIQTGKDLLADPQLLQSPLNKIGEPSTILIKKEAVEQLGGFDSEFKQLLDLDLWLRIMGHYKIGFVNQKLSSFRLHSDQQTLKNAESGYSELRNFYQKLYTHPDYSFLSDDLKNVIGRVYKGDL